A genomic segment from Eriocheir sinensis breed Jianghai 21 chromosome 46, ASM2467909v1, whole genome shotgun sequence encodes:
- the LOC126980926 gene encoding uncharacterized protein LOC126980926, producing MRLAAATWAVVVVVVVAGIVERSGAANSTSTYFVKGYSGRYMDGPVVASLKGVSLVQCAAVCGPRRVFNARGSYPTYTCYCISSFNHLYVDPLYSVYYDKASHTRHHAPPDMYQDYGFYLAMGRRLYVPSPNWYKTTWSSAYWTCWNMWAHFLVPQTQEEWEEMKLQVADVSVNGMWVGLEEGKEGAGFYYWVGAVATDGELEEWGEMEGV from the exons ATGAGACTGGCGGCAGCTActtgggcggtggtggtggtggtggtggtggccgggaTAGTGGAGAGGTCGGGAGCCGCAAACTCTACTTCCACCTATTTTGTCAAGGGTTACTCGGGGCGTTATATGGACGGCCCCGTGGTTGCGAGTTTGAAG GGTGTGTCGCTAGTGCAGTGTGCCGCCGTCTGTGGGCCTCGCCGGGTGTTCAACGCACGAGGCTCCTATCCCACCTACACCTGCTACTGCATCTCCTCCTTCAACCATCTCTACGTCGACCCGCTCTACTCCGTCTACTACGACAAGG CctcacacacacgtcaccacgCCCCTCCAGACATGTACCAGGACTACGGCTTCTACCTTGCTATGGGCCGCCGGCTGTACGTGCCGTCCCCAAACTGGTACAAAACGACGTGGAGTAGCGCGTACTGGACCTGCTGGAACATGTGGGCGCATTTCCTGGTGCCGCAGACgcaggaggagtgggaggagatgAAGCTGCAGGTGGCCGACGTGAGCGTGAACGGGATGTGGGTggggctggaggaagggaaggagggtgctGGCTTCTACTACTGGGTGGGGGCGGTTGCGACTGACGGTGAGTTAGAGGagtggggagagatggagggagtatga
- the LOC126980925 gene encoding uncharacterized protein LOC126980925 — protein NGERLSLSIPRVLTTSAPGAINIAIQDDNVTKSWEDFDGTLWLTDDDYDCGALKEGSTGQEVAILNCYEPLYTGYVCEGLFPPL, from the coding sequence AATGGTGAACGACTCTCACTCTCTATACCACGTGTCCTAACGACCTCAGCTCCGGGCGCCATCAACATAGCCATCCAGGACGACAACGTCACGAAGTCCTGGGAGGACTTCGACGGAACGCTGTGGCTGACGGATGACGACTACGACTGCGGGGCGCTGAAGGAGGGGTCGACGGGGCAGGAGGTGGCGATACTCAACTGCTACGAGCCCCTGTACACTGGTTACGTCTGCGAGGGCCTCTTCCCGccgctgtga